ACGAACGCCCGCCCGTTATAAGAGGTCGGCGCGCGCTGGGCATCGGGGCGGAACATGGCGTGCCCCTCATCCCATGTCAGCTTGCCCCCGCAATGGGACCACAGATGCACCGCCGGCGACCAGCCGCCCGACATCGCGACCGCGTCGCATTTGATGACATCGGTCGGCAAACCGATCCCACCCGCGGGACCGATGCCCACCCCGGTGACGCGGCGGCCCCCCTTCACCTTGACCACCGCCTTGCCGGTCAGCACGCGCAGGCCCTTGTCCCGCGCTGCCGCGGGCAACGGGCCGTCCGCGGTTGGGCGCAGGTCGAGGATTGCCGGAACCTCCATCCCCGCTTCGACCAGCGTCAGTGCCGTGCGATAGGCGTCATCGTTGTTGGTCACGATCACGGTCCGCCGACCCGGCGCGACGGCCCAGTTCACCACATAGTCCCGCACCGCCGAGGCCAGCATGACCCCCGGCACGTCATTGCCGGGGAAGGACAGCGGCCGTTCGATGGCGCCGCCCGCCGTCACGATCTGGCGGGCGCGGATCTTCCACAGCCGGTGCCGCGGCCCCGGCAAGTCGGGCGCATGATCGGTCAGGCGTTCATGGGCCAGCACGTAGCCATGATCGTAGACCCCCGCCGCCTGGCAGCGCAGGCGCAGGGCCACATTGTCCATTGCCTGAAGCTGCTGCACCGCATCGGCCACCCATGCGTCCGGGGCCTGCCCGTCTATCTCGCCGCCATCCACCGGCGCGCGGCCGCCCCAATGGGCCGTTTGCTCGACCAGCAGAACCTTTGCACCTGCGCGCCCAGCGACCAGCGCCGCCTGCAAACCGGCCACGCCGCCCCCCACGACCAGAACATCGACATGGGCATGGAAATGTTCATATGCATCCGGGTCCGTTTCAGTCGGCGCCTTGCCCAGCCCCGCGGACTGCCGGATCACCGGCTCATACACATGTTTCCAGAAGGACCGCGGCCAGAGGAACGTCTTGTAGTAGAACCCACCCGGCAGGAACCGGGCCAACCGCGCATTGATCGCCCCGATGTCGAAGGCAAGTGAGGGGAAGGTGTTCTGGCTTTCCGCACTCAGCCCCTCAAACAGCTCGGTCATCGTGGCGCGTTGGTTCGGCTCGAACCGGCCACGCGTGCCAAGCCCGACCAGCGCGTTCGGCTCCTCCACGCCCGAGGCGACGATCCCGCGCGGGCGGTGATACTTGAACGACCGCCCGACCAGAACCCGGTCATTGGCCAGAAGGGCCGCGGCCAGTGTGTCCCCGGCGAACCCGTCATGCTCGGCCCTGTCAAAGGTGAAACGACGCCGCTGGCTGCGGTCGATCAGGCGACCGCCTTCGGGAAGACGAAAACTCATGCCTCTGCCCCCCAAACAAAGTCGGGATACCTGACGGCGATGGCGTCCAGAATGTCCCGCGGCGGGGCGCTCACCTGCGCGGGATAGGTTCCGAAGACCTCCAGCGTGACGGTGTCGCGCGCGGCGTGAAACCACTTCCCGCAACCACGGGCGTGGCGCCAGCGTTCAAAGTGAACGCCCTTTGGGTTTTGTCGGTGGAAAAGATAGGCCTCAAACGCCGCGTCGTCAGAGCCGGGGCCCCGACGCGTCAAATGCGCCTCGCCCCCGGGGGCGAGTTCGGTCTCATCAACGGCAGCGCCGCAATACGGACAAGTCAGCAGAAGCATCGCGCCCCCTTTGCCTGAGAATCGATCAGACGTTCGGGGGCGCGGTCTGCGGCCCCCTTATTCCTCGGGAAGCGGGTAGACCTGAACGGTCTGGTCTTCAGACCCGCTGTAGACGTTGGCCACAATGACGCCCAGCGCGATCGGGACGAGGATCCCGCCGACAAGGGCGATCCACTTCGCGGCGGACGCGGGCACCAGTACTTCGTGATCGTTGTTGTCAGACATGCGCGGCTCTCCGATTTGCGTTTGGGGCAACTTATTCGAACCGCGGAAAGGGTCAAGGCGACCAAACGCCCGGAAAGCCCCTCTGCGACACCGAAGCCCACACCCGGGGAAGCTAGGGTCGCGTGGTTAACGGGGTATGAAGAGCGGTTGTCCGTCGGACGGGCGAAGGCAAGCACTCCTCGCGTTCGGGCGCACGCTTTTCTCGGCCCACGGCAGGTACGATCAGCGGGTCGCATCAATGCGCCACCCCCGCCGCCACGC
The genomic region above belongs to Rhodovulum sp. P5 and contains:
- a CDS encoding sarcosine oxidase subunit delta, whose amino-acid sequence is MLLLTCPYCGAAVDETELAPGGEAHLTRRGPGSDDAAFEAYLFHRQNPKGVHFERWRHARGCGKWFHAARDTVTLEVFGTYPAQVSAPPRDILDAIAVRYPDFVWGAEA